In Cupriavidus basilensis, the following proteins share a genomic window:
- a CDS encoding DUF58 domain-containing protein, with amino-acid sequence MARGRPFSSPGTASPAAPGPKRQAWASPPWLQRRRPPRQGVVTLDRRHLYILPTRAGLGFAVLLMAMLLTSLNYNISLGFALTFLLGGIGMACMWHAYRNLLDMTVAGASAVPAFAGEPAAFSLRIAGSDAPVRIGVEASLPAQAGALPARLSLARDASGQLTLHMPTSQRGWLALPRVTLSSRFPLGLFRVWSYADLPLAALVYPRPEPGAPPLPFAAQPDDDGAASLPSDDGTDHLRRYRSGDPLRRIAWKHSARTGRWLSRTGEAGSLPTCWLDWQALPQQLGVEARLSRLCAWVVAAGDTMEIGLRLPGVEIAPGRGGAHRRACLEALALWPGRAGQAPPERTP; translated from the coding sequence ATGGCGCGCGGCCGGCCGTTTTCCTCGCCGGGCACGGCATCTCCGGCCGCGCCTGGCCCCAAGCGGCAGGCGTGGGCGTCGCCACCCTGGCTGCAGCGCCGGCGCCCACCCCGGCAAGGCGTGGTAACGCTCGACCGCCGTCACCTGTACATCCTGCCCACCCGGGCTGGCCTGGGCTTCGCGGTCTTGCTGATGGCCATGCTGCTGACCTCGCTGAACTACAACATCAGCCTGGGCTTCGCCCTCACCTTCCTGCTCGGCGGCATCGGCATGGCCTGCATGTGGCACGCCTACCGCAACCTGCTCGACATGACGGTGGCCGGCGCCAGCGCGGTGCCAGCCTTTGCCGGCGAGCCGGCCGCTTTCAGCCTGCGCATTGCAGGCAGCGACGCGCCGGTGCGCATCGGCGTGGAGGCAAGCCTGCCGGCCCAGGCTGGCGCGCTACCTGCCCGCCTGAGCCTGGCACGGGATGCCTCCGGCCAGCTGACCTTGCACATGCCCACCAGCCAGCGCGGCTGGCTGGCGCTGCCGCGCGTCACGCTGTCGAGCCGTTTCCCGCTGGGCCTGTTCCGGGTGTGGAGCTATGCCGACCTGCCGCTGGCGGCGCTGGTCTACCCAAGGCCGGAACCTGGCGCGCCGCCGCTGCCATTTGCCGCGCAGCCCGACGACGATGGTGCAGCGTCCTTGCCCTCGGACGATGGCACGGATCATTTGCGGCGCTACCGCAGCGGCGATCCGTTGCGCCGCATCGCCTGGAAACATAGCGCGCGTACCGGCCGCTGGCTGAGCCGCACCGGCGAGGCCGGCAGCCTGCCAACCTGCTGGCTGGACTGGCAGGCCCTGCCACAACAGCTCGGCGTTGAGGCGCGGCTATCGCGCCTGTGCGCCTGGGTGGTGGCCGCGGGCGACACCATGGAAATCGGCCTGCGGCTGCCCGGGGTCGAGATCGCGCCCGGGCGCGGCGGCGCGCATCGCCGCGCCTGCCTCGAGGCCCTGGCCCTGTGGCCGGGACGCGCCGGTCAAGCCCCGCCGGAGCGCACACCGTGA
- a CDS encoding fatty acyl-CoA synthetase: MQSEQQRVLRNTIPDALARAVRRSPDKVALRFGERSWTYRELEAAAASVGAALQRWGLRPGDRVAAFGKNSDAYVLLWLGCLRAGLIHVPVNFSMTRGEVEYIVAQSGASALFADPALAAHVEGLPCPLLGSLHGGGQRDVLTAAQGPAGEILATLDDAMPAQILYTSGTTSAPKGAVLTHRALLAEYMSAIATCDIKPEDDALAALPLYHSAQMHVFLMPLLLMGGSILLAQSPEPGFCLRTVREAGITSFFAPPTVWIALLRHADFDPRQLVSLTKAYYGASIMPLPVLLELRERLPALGFFNCYGQSEIGPLATVLSPEEHRERPASAGRPVLNVETRIVDEKMQDARPGELGEIVHRSPQLLTEYWDKPEQTAEAFSGGWFHSGDLGYMDEGGYLYVVDRIKDVINSGGVLVSSREVEECLYQHEAVAEVAVFALPHPKWVEAVAACVVLKRETRAEEEALLAHARAALAPYKVPKRIVFVPDLPRNTAGKLLKRQLREDYADLFGAGL; the protein is encoded by the coding sequence ATGCAGTCAGAGCAGCAGCGCGTCCTGCGCAATACCATCCCCGATGCCCTCGCCCGCGCGGTACGGCGCAGCCCCGACAAGGTGGCGCTGCGCTTTGGCGAGCGCAGCTGGACCTATCGCGAGCTCGAGGCCGCGGCGGCCAGCGTAGGCGCCGCGCTGCAGCGGTGGGGCCTGCGCCCCGGCGACCGCGTGGCGGCGTTCGGCAAGAATTCGGATGCCTACGTGCTGCTGTGGCTGGGCTGCCTGCGTGCCGGGCTGATCCATGTGCCGGTGAATTTCTCGATGACGCGCGGCGAGGTCGAATACATCGTCGCCCAGTCCGGCGCCAGCGCGCTGTTTGCCGACCCGGCGCTGGCCGCGCATGTCGAAGGGCTGCCTTGCCCGTTGCTGGGGAGCCTCCATGGCGGCGGCCAGCGCGACGTGCTGACGGCGGCCCAGGGCCCCGCCGGGGAGATTCTCGCCACCCTCGACGACGCCATGCCAGCGCAGATCCTCTACACCTCAGGCACCACGTCCGCGCCCAAGGGGGCGGTGCTCACGCATCGCGCCTTGCTGGCCGAATACATGAGCGCCATCGCCACGTGCGACATCAAGCCGGAGGATGACGCGCTGGCTGCGCTGCCGCTCTACCACTCTGCGCAGATGCATGTCTTCCTGATGCCGCTGCTGCTGATGGGCGGCAGCATTCTGCTGGCGCAAAGCCCCGAGCCAGGCTTCTGCCTGCGCACGGTGCGTGAGGCCGGCATCACCAGCTTCTTTGCGCCACCCACCGTATGGATTGCGCTGCTACGCCACGCGGACTTCGATCCGCGCCAGCTGGTCTCGCTGACCAAGGCCTATTACGGTGCCTCGATCATGCCGCTGCCGGTGCTGCTGGAGTTGCGCGAGCGCCTGCCCGCGCTGGGCTTTTTCAACTGCTACGGACAAAGCGAGATCGGCCCGCTGGCCACGGTGCTCAGCCCCGAGGAGCACCGCGAGCGGCCCGCTTCGGCCGGGCGGCCCGTGCTGAATGTGGAAACCCGCATCGTCGACGAGAAGATGCAAGACGCCAGACCCGGCGAGCTCGGCGAGATCGTGCACCGCTCGCCGCAGTTGCTCACCGAGTACTGGGACAAGCCAGAGCAGACCGCTGAGGCCTTCAGCGGCGGCTGGTTCCACTCGGGCGACCTGGGTTATATGGACGAGGGCGGCTACCTGTATGTGGTGGACCGCATCAAGGACGTGATCAATTCCGGCGGCGTGCTGGTCTCCAGCCGTGAAGTCGAAGAGTGCCTGTACCAGCATGAGGCCGTGGCGGAAGTCGCCGTCTTCGCGCTGCCGCACCCCAAATGGGTGGAAGCCGTGGCGGCTTGCGTGGTGCTCAAGCGCGAGACGCGCGCTGAGGAGGAGGCGCTGCTTGCCCATGCCCGCGCCGCGCTTGCCCCGTACAAGGTGCCCAAGCGCATCGTGTTCGTGCCCGACCTGCCGCGCAACACCGCCGGCAAACTGCTCAAGCGGCAATTGCGCGAGGATTACGCGGACTTGTTCGGGGCGGGCTTGTAG
- a CDS encoding phytanoyl-CoA dioxygenase family protein, producing MNELNRAFHADGYIVLRGFAPPAVCDQLEQVARAQLAAAAAPVEYEAELGYPGAPASRDAVGGATVRRLRQAYGRDDAFRAWAADPAVGQVVASLLGEPVRLTLAHHNCVMTKHPHYGSQTGWHRDTRYWSFARPELVTVWLALGREDESNGVLRVIPGSHTVALEPGQLDAAEFLIESHPASQAMLQGVRPLALERGDVLLFDSRLFHSAGQNVSEAVKLSVAFAYHGASNHPLPGTRSAEFGSVELPAPATPAR from the coding sequence TTGAACGAACTCAACCGCGCTTTTCACGCGGACGGCTATATCGTGCTGCGCGGCTTTGCCCCGCCCGCGGTCTGCGACCAGCTCGAGCAGGTCGCACGCGCGCAACTGGCCGCGGCGGCGGCGCCGGTCGAATATGAAGCCGAGCTAGGCTATCCCGGCGCGCCCGCAAGCCGCGACGCCGTCGGAGGGGCCACGGTGCGGCGCTTGCGCCAGGCCTATGGGCGCGACGATGCGTTCCGTGCATGGGCCGCCGATCCCGCGGTGGGGCAGGTGGTGGCGAGCCTGCTGGGCGAGCCGGTGCGCCTGACTCTCGCGCACCACAACTGCGTGATGACCAAGCATCCGCACTATGGCAGCCAGACCGGCTGGCACCGTGATACCCGCTACTGGTCATTTGCCCGCCCGGAGCTGGTGACGGTGTGGCTGGCGCTGGGCAGGGAGGATGAGAGCAACGGCGTGCTGCGCGTGATTCCCGGCTCGCACACCGTCGCGCTCGAACCCGGCCAGCTCGATGCGGCCGAATTCCTGATCGAGTCGCATCCGGCCAGCCAGGCCATGCTGCAAGGCGTGCGGCCGCTGGCCCTGGAACGCGGCGACGTGCTGCTGTTCGACAGCCGCCTGTTTCACAGCGCGGGCCAGAACGTTTCCGAAGCGGTCAAGTTGTCGGTCGCCTTCGCCTACCACGGTGCCAGCAACCATCCGCTGCCGGGCACCCGCTCGGCCGAGTTCGGCAGCGTCGAGCTGCCCGCGCCGGCAACGCCCGCGCGCTAA
- a CDS encoding glycine zipper 2TM domain-containing protein has product MPFPSFPLRTAALGLLAAGALAGCVSAPYGGGYGGYGAYGNSGTYGSSTQAGGAYPVAYPQQGYQQPAYPQADYPQSGYPQAPVQESYPQQGYPQAGYPQASQPQAAYGNDAYGVRYGQVESIEMLPGQPASGGVAGTLIGGMVGGLLGHQVGGGRGNTVATIGGAVVGAVAGNEVEKRANTAPPAYRIRVRTTDNGYLTLTQSTPYNLRNGDRVKVQNGVAMPY; this is encoded by the coding sequence ATGCCTTTCCCTTCTTTCCCCCTTCGTACCGCCGCGCTTGGCTTGCTTGCAGCGGGCGCCCTGGCCGGCTGCGTGAGCGCGCCATATGGCGGCGGGTATGGTGGCTACGGGGCCTATGGCAATTCGGGCACGTACGGCAGCAGCACGCAGGCGGGTGGCGCTTACCCGGTGGCCTATCCGCAGCAGGGATACCAGCAACCCGCTTACCCGCAGGCCGACTACCCGCAATCGGGCTACCCGCAGGCGCCGGTACAGGAGAGCTATCCGCAACAGGGCTACCCGCAAGCCGGCTATCCCCAGGCGAGCCAGCCGCAAGCCGCCTACGGCAATGATGCCTACGGCGTGCGCTATGGCCAGGTTGAATCCATCGAGATGTTGCCGGGACAGCCGGCTAGCGGCGGCGTCGCCGGCACTTTGATCGGCGGCATGGTTGGCGGCCTGCTCGGCCACCAGGTAGGCGGCGGCCGCGGCAATACGGTGGCGACCATCGGCGGCGCGGTGGTCGGCGCGGTGGCCGGCAACGAGGTGGAGAAGCGCGCCAACACGGCACCGCCCGCGTACCGCATCCGCGTGCGCACCACCGACAACGGCTACCTCACGCTGACCCAGTCCACGCCGTACAACCTGCGCAACGGCGACCGGGTCAAGGTGCAGAACGGCGTGGCAATGCCTTATTGA
- a CDS encoding MarR family winged helix-turn-helix transcriptional regulator, producing the protein MTRQPAASKSPLTKRDFEALSDFRYQLRRFLRFSEDAAQSEGLTVQQYLLMLHIRGCAGKDWASIGELAERLQAKQHGVVALVNRCEAAGLVKRKANPDDRRIVEVHLMAKGERFLNRLAMLHRSELESLRGTFRVARLTAFNDDGAERA; encoded by the coding sequence ATGACCCGCCAGCCTGCCGCATCCAAATCCCCGCTCACCAAGCGGGATTTCGAGGCACTTTCCGATTTTCGCTACCAACTGCGGCGTTTCCTGCGGTTTTCAGAAGATGCCGCCCAGAGCGAAGGGCTGACCGTGCAGCAATACCTGCTGATGCTGCATATCCGCGGCTGTGCCGGCAAGGACTGGGCATCGATCGGCGAGCTTGCCGAGCGCTTGCAGGCCAAGCAGCACGGCGTGGTCGCGCTGGTCAACCGCTGCGAGGCGGCCGGGCTGGTCAAGCGCAAGGCCAACCCGGATGACCGCCGCATTGTCGAGGTCCACCTGATGGCCAAGGGCGAGCGCTTCCTTAACCGGCTGGCCATGCTGCACCGCAGCGAACTGGAATCGCTGCGTGGCACCTTCCGCGTGGCACGCCTCACGGCCTTCAACGACGACGGGGCGGAGCGCGCCTGA
- a CDS encoding dienelactone hydrolase family protein, which translates to MPNHSNSQWIRVETEGGAFDAYLALPPTGKAANAPGIVLVQEIFGVNEHIRAVADQYALDGYVVLAPDVFWRLAPRVELGYAGADMARAMELRQKVDVELAVKDIAATAKALRGQLGAGAKIAAVGYCFGGLMAYLSAARGLVDAAVPYYGGGIQNNLQEAASIKVPVQFHYGALDAHIPADAVEKVRAAVAGNRQAEIHVYAQADHGFNCWARGSYHQPSAALAHGRALTFLAGALSA; encoded by the coding sequence ATGCCTAACCACAGCAACAGCCAATGGATCCGCGTTGAAACCGAAGGCGGCGCCTTCGATGCCTACCTGGCGCTGCCGCCCACGGGCAAGGCGGCCAATGCACCGGGCATCGTGCTGGTACAGGAAATCTTCGGCGTCAATGAACATATCCGCGCGGTAGCGGACCAGTACGCCCTCGACGGCTACGTGGTGCTGGCGCCGGACGTGTTCTGGCGCCTGGCGCCGCGCGTGGAGCTCGGCTATGCGGGCGCGGACATGGCGCGCGCGATGGAGTTGCGCCAGAAGGTGGATGTGGAGCTGGCGGTGAAAGACATCGCCGCCACCGCCAAGGCGCTGCGCGGCCAGCTCGGCGCGGGCGCAAAGATTGCGGCAGTGGGCTACTGCTTCGGTGGCCTGATGGCCTACCTGAGCGCCGCGCGCGGCCTGGTCGATGCGGCGGTTCCTTACTATGGCGGCGGCATCCAGAACAACCTGCAGGAAGCCGCCAGTATCAAGGTGCCGGTCCAGTTCCACTACGGCGCGCTTGATGCGCATATCCCGGCCGACGCTGTCGAAAAAGTGCGCGCGGCCGTGGCCGGCAATCGCCAGGCGGAAATCCACGTCTATGCGCAGGCCGATCACGGCTTCAACTGCTGGGCGCGCGGCTCGTATCATCAGCCGTCCGCCGCGCTGGCCCATGGCCGAGCCCTGACTTTCCTGGCTGGCGCGCTGTCCGCCTGA
- a CDS encoding DNA/RNA non-specific endonuclease — translation MKTFFVSVALCLASGVASASGSFAQCPQFFAQSTAPKAPSSAELKLRPLCYDAFAVMHSGRSKTPLYVAERLSRAQLIDARDEARTNRFFSDARLPRAERAELDDYKGNEGIDRGHMSPAADQPTAQAMSQSFTLANVVPQYSQNNRKAWASIEKATRKYAMRAAGDVYVITGPVFNGNVRTIGNGKVWVPTYLYKLVYDPSTNRAWAHWIENSDAARPGKPISYGELVKRTGIEFLPGVQPAS, via the coding sequence ATGAAGACGTTTTTTGTCTCGGTGGCGCTGTGCCTGGCATCTGGCGTGGCCAGCGCTTCCGGTAGCTTTGCCCAATGTCCTCAATTCTTCGCGCAAAGCACGGCCCCCAAGGCGCCGAGCTCGGCCGAGCTCAAGCTTCGCCCCCTTTGCTATGACGCCTTCGCGGTCATGCACTCGGGCCGCAGCAAGACCCCGCTGTACGTGGCCGAGCGCCTGTCGCGCGCGCAACTGATCGATGCCAGGGACGAGGCGCGAACGAATCGCTTCTTCTCCGATGCGCGCCTGCCCCGCGCCGAGCGGGCGGAACTGGACGATTACAAGGGCAATGAAGGCATCGACCGTGGCCATATGTCGCCTGCGGCCGACCAGCCGACCGCGCAAGCCATGTCGCAATCGTTCACGCTCGCCAACGTGGTACCGCAATACAGCCAGAACAACCGCAAGGCATGGGCCTCCATCGAAAAGGCCACGCGCAAGTACGCCATGCGCGCGGCCGGCGATGTCTATGTCATCACGGGTCCGGTCTTCAACGGCAACGTTCGCACCATCGGCAACGGCAAGGTCTGGGTCCCCACATACCTCTACAAGCTCGTCTACGACCCGTCGACCAACCGCGCCTGGGCGCACTGGATCGAAAACTCCGACGCCGCCCGGCCGGGCAAGCCGATCTCCTATGGCGAGCTGGTCAAGCGCACCGGCATCGAGTTCCTGCCTGGCGTTCAGCCGGCAAGCTGA
- a CDS encoding IclR family transcriptional regulator: MASPAAPDNSDHPATDAPVAPAAAPGPDKPSDTYVQSFARGLSVIRAFDAQHPAQTLSEIAQASGLTRAGARRILLTLVGLGYVRADGRLFRLTPKILDLGFAYLTSMPFWNLAEPIMEALSQEVRESCSISVLDGTEIVYVLRVPARKIMTINLSIGSRLPAYCSSMGRVLLAGLPLEELDRVLGASELRARTSRTVTDPAELKAIIAGIRTRGWAQNDQELEEGLVSLAAPIRNRAGQVIAAINISGQANRTSADDMASSFLPALLAASEKISNLISLRS; encoded by the coding sequence ATGGCCAGCCCTGCCGCTCCCGACAATTCCGACCACCCGGCCACGGATGCTCCCGTGGCGCCCGCCGCCGCGCCGGGCCCGGACAAGCCGAGCGATACCTATGTGCAGTCCTTTGCACGCGGGCTCTCGGTCATCCGTGCCTTTGACGCGCAGCACCCCGCCCAGACGCTGAGCGAGATCGCGCAGGCCAGCGGCCTGACCCGCGCCGGCGCGCGGCGCATTTTGCTGACCCTGGTCGGCCTGGGCTATGTGCGCGCCGATGGCCGCCTGTTCCGCCTGACGCCCAAGATCCTCGACCTGGGCTTCGCCTACCTGACCTCGATGCCGTTCTGGAACCTGGCCGAGCCGATCATGGAGGCGTTGTCGCAGGAGGTGCGTGAAAGCTGCTCGATATCCGTGCTGGACGGCACCGAGATTGTCTACGTGCTGCGGGTGCCAGCGCGCAAGATCATGACGATCAACCTGTCCATCGGCAGCCGGCTTCCGGCCTATTGCTCGTCGATGGGCCGCGTGCTGCTGGCCGGCCTGCCGCTTGAGGAGCTCGACCGGGTGCTGGGCGCCAGCGAACTGCGCGCCCGTACCAGCCGCACCGTCACCGACCCCGCCGAGCTCAAGGCCATCATTGCCGGCATCCGCACGCGCGGCTGGGCCCAGAACGACCAGGAGCTGGAAGAAGGACTGGTCTCGCTGGCCGCGCCGATCCGCAACCGTGCCGGCCAGGTCATCGCCGCCATCAATATCAGCGGCCAGGCCAACCGCACCAGCGCCGACGACATGGCCAGCAGCTTCCTGCCTGCGCTGCTGGCCGCCTCCGAGAAAATCTCGAACCTGATCAGCCTGCGCAGCTGA
- a CDS encoding LysR family transcriptional regulator yields MNETIQWNDWEAFCCVVEQGTFTAAAEQLDCPKSRVSAAVARLESAIGSKLLQRTTRRMRLTDAGSAVYRDVAPLFARLREIRQETLAREERVQGVLRIAAPYEFGAQQLGGVICRTLAAHPALDVKVEISQGMVDPIRDGFDVAFVAVDADLPDSGTVARRIYHVERGLFAAPALAAGLPLQLQPEDLANLPTLTTPGDGMWEFIRDGERVAVPIRPRMQTANAELRLQGALAGLGIARLSLIYCEAEVAQGRLVKVLPDYPPPPLRVFALLPDRRLQPQKVRVFMEAVEAMMASELQDRNDAAAPGP; encoded by the coding sequence GTGAACGAGACAATCCAGTGGAACGATTGGGAAGCCTTCTGCTGCGTGGTGGAGCAAGGCACTTTCACGGCTGCGGCCGAGCAGCTCGACTGCCCCAAGTCCCGGGTCTCGGCGGCGGTTGCGCGGCTTGAGTCGGCCATCGGCTCCAAGCTGCTCCAGCGCACAACCCGGCGCATGCGCCTGACCGACGCCGGCAGCGCCGTGTACCGCGACGTGGCGCCCTTGTTCGCGCGGCTGCGTGAGATCCGCCAGGAAACACTGGCGCGCGAGGAGCGGGTGCAAGGCGTGCTGCGCATCGCCGCGCCGTACGAGTTTGGCGCCCAGCAACTGGGCGGCGTGATCTGCCGCACGCTGGCGGCCCATCCGGCACTGGACGTGAAGGTGGAGATCTCGCAAGGCATGGTCGATCCCATTCGTGATGGATTCGACGTCGCCTTTGTCGCGGTCGATGCCGACTTGCCCGATTCCGGGACCGTGGCGCGGCGCATCTATCACGTGGAGCGCGGCCTGTTCGCGGCGCCGGCGCTGGCCGCCGGCCTGCCGCTGCAACTGCAGCCCGAGGACCTGGCCAACCTGCCGACCCTGACCACGCCCGGTGACGGCATGTGGGAATTTATCCGCGATGGCGAGCGCGTGGCGGTACCGATCCGGCCGCGCATGCAGACCGCCAACGCCGAGCTGCGGTTGCAAGGCGCCCTGGCCGGCCTTGGCATTGCCCGGTTGTCGCTGATCTATTGCGAAGCGGAGGTCGCCCAAGGACGGCTGGTGAAGGTGCTGCCGGACTACCCGCCGCCGCCGCTGCGGGTCTTTGCCTTGTTGCCTGATCGCCGGCTGCAGCCGCAAAAGGTGCGCGTCTTCATGGAGGCGGTGGAAGCCATGATGGCCTCCGAACTGCAGGACCGAAACGACGCAGCCGCGCCCGGCCCGTGA
- a CDS encoding YggT family protein produces MFSEIALFLLNTVFSLFGMALLLRLWMQWTRLPTRNPVSQGVFQVTDWLVRPLRRFIPGLGGIDWATVIGAWLTALAFLLLVLLVSGADPLAYLPLILLIALLNMLKWGISMVMWVTLLMAILSWVNPHSPVTPAINHLTEPLLRPIRRVIPRLGGFDISPMALFVIAQILLMIIARLGAGLFGARFGL; encoded by the coding sequence ATGTTCTCGGAAATCGCCCTTTTCCTGCTCAATACCGTCTTCAGCTTGTTCGGCATGGCGCTGCTGCTGCGCCTGTGGATGCAATGGACACGGCTGCCCACGCGCAATCCCGTCTCACAAGGCGTATTCCAGGTCACCGACTGGCTGGTACGGCCCTTGCGCCGGTTCATCCCCGGCCTTGGCGGCATCGACTGGGCCACCGTGATCGGTGCCTGGCTGACCGCCCTGGCGTTCCTGCTGCTGGTGCTGCTGGTCTCCGGTGCCGACCCGCTGGCCTACCTGCCGCTGATCCTGCTGATCGCCCTGCTCAATATGCTGAAGTGGGGCATCAGCATGGTGATGTGGGTCACGCTGCTGATGGCGATTCTGTCGTGGGTCAACCCGCACTCCCCCGTCACACCCGCCATCAACCACCTGACCGAGCCGCTGCTGCGCCCGATCCGCCGCGTGATTCCGCGCCTGGGCGGCTTCGATATCTCGCCGATGGCGCTTTTCGTGATCGCGCAGATCTTGCTGATGATCATTGCCCGCCTTGGCGCGGGATTGTTCGGTGCGCGATTTGGCCTCTGA
- a CDS encoding AAA family ATPase: MTARPRIVASLSEAEAQLGRIVLGKPRQIRLALACMLARGHLLLEDLPGVGKTTLAHALARTLGLQFQRVQFTSDLLPADLIGVSVFVRDSAEFRFHRGPVFAQVVLADEINRATPKTQSALLEAMAEGQVTHDGVTHALPSPFFVIATQNPLDQIGTHALPESQLDRFTMRLSLGYPDPAFERVLYLGGAAPAAGTPVMDAEQVAALQQAAAQVYAGPALVDYALALVQATRAHSAFAAGLSPRAGLALLACARAWALLHQRDSVLPEDVQAVFMPVAGHRLLPSGAAGGGQEALTRLLADVAIP; this comes from the coding sequence GTGACAGCTCGCCCACGCATCGTCGCATCGCTCTCCGAGGCGGAAGCCCAGCTTGGCCGCATCGTCCTGGGCAAGCCCCGGCAGATCCGGCTGGCGCTGGCCTGCATGCTGGCACGTGGCCACCTGCTGCTGGAGGACCTGCCGGGCGTGGGCAAGACCACGCTCGCCCACGCGCTGGCCCGCACGCTGGGGTTGCAGTTCCAGCGCGTGCAGTTCACCAGCGACCTGTTGCCCGCCGACCTGATCGGCGTCTCCGTCTTCGTGCGCGACAGCGCGGAATTCCGCTTCCATCGCGGCCCCGTGTTCGCGCAGGTGGTGCTTGCCGACGAGATCAACCGCGCCACCCCCAAGACGCAAAGCGCCTTGCTGGAGGCAATGGCGGAGGGACAGGTCACCCACGACGGCGTCACCCACGCCTTGCCGTCCCCGTTCTTCGTCATCGCCACGCAGAATCCGCTGGACCAGATCGGCACGCACGCCTTGCCCGAATCGCAGCTCGACCGTTTCACCATGCGCCTGTCGCTGGGTTATCCCGATCCAGCCTTCGAGCGCGTGCTCTACCTCGGCGGTGCGGCGCCCGCGGCCGGCACGCCCGTGATGGATGCCGAGCAGGTGGCCGCGCTGCAGCAGGCCGCGGCCCAGGTCTATGCCGGCCCGGCGCTGGTGGACTACGCCCTGGCGCTGGTGCAGGCCACGCGCGCGCACTCCGCCTTTGCCGCCGGGCTGTCGCCGCGGGCGGGCCTGGCGCTGCTGGCCTGCGCGCGCGCCTGGGCGTTGCTGCACCAGCGCGACAGCGTGCTGCCCGAAGACGTGCAGGCGGTCTTCATGCCGGTGGCGGGCCACCGGCTGCTGCCGTCCGGCGCAGCCGGCGGTGGCCAGGAGGCGCTTACCCGCCTGCTGGCCGACGTCGCCATTCCCTGA